The following are from one region of the Polyangiaceae bacterium genome:
- a CDS encoding DUF924 domain-containing protein, with protein sequence MGNSDIEEVIDFWIGEPLPDGSLPKERFARFWRKDPELDQEIRERFGALRERAAQGQLDDWAKTPRGRAALIILIDQFSRNIHRDSSRAFEADERAQRLALEGIDGGALEELPPMLRYFLVMPLMHAEDLALQERCIAEFDKLAANAGSPALRELFAQGAEFAGKHRDIIARFARFPHRNQVLDRTSTPEESLFLTQPGSSF encoded by the coding sequence ATGGGCAACAGCGACATCGAAGAGGTGATCGATTTCTGGATTGGTGAGCCGCTGCCGGACGGCAGCCTTCCGAAGGAGCGCTTCGCGCGCTTCTGGCGCAAGGACCCGGAGCTCGACCAAGAGATCCGCGAGCGCTTTGGCGCACTGCGCGAGCGCGCGGCGCAGGGACAGCTCGACGACTGGGCGAAGACGCCGCGCGGTCGAGCCGCGCTGATCATCCTCATCGATCAGTTCTCGCGCAACATCCACCGCGACAGCAGCCGGGCCTTCGAGGCCGACGAGCGGGCGCAGCGCCTGGCCCTCGAAGGCATCGACGGCGGCGCGCTCGAGGAGCTGCCGCCGATGCTCCGTTACTTCCTGGTGATGCCGCTGATGCACGCGGAAGATCTGGCGCTGCAAGAGCGCTGCATCGCCGAGTTCGACAAGCTCGCGGCGAACGCCGGCTCCCCTGCCCTGCGAGAGCTGTTCGCTCAGGGCGCGGAGTTCGCAGGGAAGCACCGCGACATCATCGCGCGCTTTGCTCGCTTCCCGCACCGCAACCAAGTGCTCGACCGCACCAGCACTCCGGAAGAGAGCCTGTTCCTCACCCAGCCCGGCTCCTCCTTCTGA